A stretch of Paenibacillus peoriae DNA encodes these proteins:
- a CDS encoding pyridoxamine 5'-phosphate oxidase family protein, whose amino-acid sequence MRRKEFAVAELEEIEQFLSEVSFGFLGMNSEDGFPRVVPLNFAYGNGIFYIHGSRAGEKMERMKEDNRVTFSAAKEYALIPSYFTDEHMACPATSFFKSITVRGHAEHVVDLEEKAWAFSIFMSKLQPEGGYDTIDASDSRYASRLKGVALIKIVPEEWTAKFKFGQNVKDQERQKIIDGLQQRGLDDDLTTIEMMRKYCPHH is encoded by the coding sequence ATGAGAAGGAAAGAATTTGCGGTGGCAGAACTAGAGGAAATAGAGCAGTTTCTAAGCGAGGTCAGTTTCGGATTTTTAGGCATGAACAGCGAGGATGGTTTTCCGCGTGTGGTTCCCTTGAATTTCGCTTATGGAAATGGCATTTTTTATATTCATGGCAGCCGTGCTGGAGAAAAGATGGAACGGATGAAAGAGGATAATCGGGTTACTTTTTCAGCCGCCAAAGAATATGCGCTCATTCCATCTTATTTTACGGATGAACATATGGCATGTCCGGCGACTTCATTTTTTAAAAGCATTACCGTGCGTGGTCATGCGGAGCATGTAGTGGATTTGGAAGAAAAAGCATGGGCCTTTTCCATTTTTATGAGTAAGCTGCAACCGGAAGGCGGGTATGACACGATTGATGCTAGCGATTCTCGGTATGCTTCACGTTTGAAAGGGGTCGCTCTGATCAAAATTGTACCGGAGGAATGGACTGCCAAGTTTAAATTCGGTCAAAATGTCAAAGATCAGGAACGTCAGAAAATTATCGACGGCTTGCAACAACGGGGGCTGGATGATGATCTGACGACGATTGAGATGATGCGCAAATATTGTCCTCATCACTGA